TTGAGCATTATTGTTACTAAATATATTATATTCAAACATGGCTTGTTTAGAATCTACATAGACAGCACCATTTTTATTAAATTGGAACGAATTAGAGTAGAAACGCAACTCGTCAGAACTAACACTAATTCCTCCATCGTTTTCTATAAAACTATTTGACACAAACTTTGCACTATTAGCTTTAACATAAATACTACGATTGCCATAATAAGATTTGTTTTGCTTGAATATGTTTTCTATAAAAGACACATTACCTAAAGTTTCTATGTATACGCCACCATGACCTCCATTAAAAAAGGAACTGCCTATTATATCCACATCATCCTTGGTTTTAATAGATACAGATACACCTTTACTATTTGTGAAGGTTATGCCTTCTATGGTTATACTCCCTTCCCCTTCGTGTTCGCAAACAGTAGTATCTATTTCTAATATTGTTGACAGATTCTTCCCGTCAATGATTACTTTTCCACCCATTGCAGTTATGGTTAGTTTTTTACCACACTCTGAGCGTCTACGAGAAAGGTTATAGGTAAGTGTCTCTGATAATTCATATCTGCCAGTTATTATACATATTACGTCGTCATCCCCATTTTTAGATGCATTAATAAGTGCGCCGTGAAGCGATGGTTCATCTCTAACTATAGTGGTGCATTTTCGTTCTGTTGGTGCTGTAACATTCAGCCTATAATTATACACAGACACTGGTGTGTCCGATATTTTGTATTCATAAGCTCCTATATCTACAGATTTACCCATTATTCTAGGTTTACCAGCCTTATCCTCATATGGAAGCTTTGGAATATAAATACATCCGTTATCTACAGCAGGTGAGTTGGGCTTAATAGAAAAATCAGTGCTACTTACAAAAAGAGGATCTGCTTGTATATTGCCAAAATTGCTATGATCTATGCACCCGTTAAAAATGTATTTATTGTAAATAGCGTTTCCTTTAACATAGAGTATTTTGGTCTTCTGGGGAGAAGAAAAGTCTATTGGATCTTTTGAAATACTAAATATATTGTGGGCCAGATTAATGATAGAAGCCATCTCATATCTATCATCAAGGTTATCTATATAAAGGTCTTGTCCCTTTTGTTGTGCTTTGTTGTTCCAAAGTATATTGTTATAGAAATGCAAAGTTGACTTAAGAGATAGAGAGAGGTATACACCTCCGCCATCTATGTTAGAGGAATTATTGGAGAATGTATTATTCACTATGAATAATAAACCACCTTCGGAATAAACATTAATACCTCCACCTGTTTCCGCTTTGTTATTGACGAATAAGTTATTTGTAAATACTCCCAAACCTGTTCCCAGATAAACTGCAACACCCCCACCCTCACCCTCTTTCGCATAATTGCCTGTAAATGTATTTCCTTTAAAAACTAATGAACCAGACTCTAAGTAAACGTAAGCTCCACCACCGCCATTGATAAGACGATCTCCTGTAGGTCTGCTTACGTTACGATTGAATATGTTGTTTGTAAAATTTATTGAACCAGATACTGAACAAGCGAAAACGCCACCACCAGAGCCAAGAGTGTCGTTTGCATATGATTCAACAATATTTTCGTTGAAAATGTTTCCCTCAAAATTAATTGAACCTGTCATAGAACATGCGTAAGCACCACCACCATCAATACCATATGATGACCCATTACGGATAAATTTATTTTTAGTAAAAGTTATCGAACCAGATTCAGATTCAACAACAGCGCCAACAACATTACTTATAAATGTGTTTCCTCTGATATATACGTCTGCCTTTTTCGTAGAAATATATAGTCCTTTCTCTCCATTTTGAAAAGTCAACCCTTCTACAGTTATATACCCTTCATCACTACTTCCACATTTTTCTTTATCCATCGCTAGTATTGAAGTTTTCCCCATACCGTTAAGAACAACATTTCCTCCTACAGCTATTATGGTAATTTTTGTTCTACACTCTGAATACGTGCGAGGTTTATAGACAAGAGTTTTTAACACATTGTATTTACCAGCCCTTATGCATATAACATCGTCACGACCATTTTGAGATGCTATATTAAGGGCCTTTTGAATGCCTTGTACAGTATTAACTGTCATAGTGCAATGTGATTGGGCAAAAGCAATAGAATAGCCTACGTTGGAATTCAGGTTGAAGCCAAATATGACCGCTATAAATGTTAACACAAGGGAAAAAGGTAAAGTAGCCCTTTTCATTTTGCGACCCTCCTCTTGTGTAATTATTATACCTTACTCCCATTCTATGGTTGCTGGTGGTTTTGAAGATATGTCGTAGACCACCCTGTTTACTCCCTTTACCTCGTTTATTATCCTCCTCATTACATGGTCCAAAAATTCATAGGGAAGCCTTGACCAGTCCGCTGTCATACCATCTGAGCTATCCACTGCCCTTAGCCCTACTACCCTCTCATAAGTTCTTACATCTCCCATAACGCCCACGCTTTTGACAGGAAGAAGCACTGCAAAAGCTTGCCATACCTTGTTATAAAGCCCCCATTTCTTTAGCTCCTGTATGAATATGTAGTCCGCTTCTCTGAGAATTTCTAAGTCTTCTTCTTTGACCTCACCTAATATCCTTATAGCAAGACCTGGACCGGGAAAGGGATGACGCATGAGCACCTCTTCTGGCACTCCCAAGAGTCTTCCCACCATGCGCACCTCATCCTTAAAAAGCTCCCTCAAAGGTTCAACAAGTTTTAGGTTCATCCTCTCTGGAAGACCGCCCACGTTGTGGTGAGTCTTTATCACCTTTGCACCGGGAATGCCTGCACTTTCTACCACGTCAGGGTATAGAGTGCCTTGCAGAAGGAACTCCGCACCAAAGTCCTTTGCCTCCCTTTCAAAGACCTCTATAAAGGTATGTCCTATTATCTTTCTCTTTTCCTCGGGGTCTTCTACGCCCTTTAGCCTCTGTAAAAACACCTCTTTGGCGTCTATGCGACGGAAGGGTAAGCCCATTCTTTTGAAGTAGCCTTCCACCTCCTCCACTTCACCCTTTCTCAAGAGTCCATGGTCTACAAAAATACAGTGTAGTTGTTCACCTATAGCCTTGTATGTCAAGAGTGCAGAGACTGTTGAGTCCACACCACCGGATAATGCACATATCACCTTTCCTTTTCCTACCTCTTGTCTTATCCACCGTATTTTCTCTTCTATAAAATTACCCATCTGCCAATTCTTCTCCGCATTACTTACACGAAAGAGAAAGTTGGCAAGCAGTTCCTTTCCATACTGGGTATGTGCCACCTCTGGGTGAAACTGCACGCCGTAAATGGGCTTGCTTTTGTGTTTTATAACCGCATAGGGAGAGTTTTCTGAACTGGCAAGGCTCTGAAAATCCTCTGGCAACTTTACCGCCTTGTCCGCATGGCTCATCCATACGTCAAATTCCTTTGGTAAACCTTCAAATAGTGGGTCTTCCTTTAGAGCTCTTAGCTTTGCTCTTCCGTATTCTTGTTTTTGAGACCTTTCCACCACACCACCAAGTTGATGCACTATAGTCTGAAGCCCATAGCATATACCAAGGATGGGAATGTTAAGGTTGTATAGCTCTGGGTCTGGAAGGGGTGCGTCCTGTTCGTATACAGAGGCTGGACCGCCGGAGAATATAAGGCAGTAGGGGTTTTTCTCCCTTACCTCCTCATGGCTTATGTGGTAAGGCACGATTTCACTGTATACACCAAGCTCTCTTACCCTTCTGGCAATAAGTTGAACATACTGAGAGCCGAAGTTTAAGATGAGTGCTGGTTTCTTTATCACAATATTAATTATACATTGCCTTGACGTATAAAGAGCATGTACCTATACTAACAATTGAGGAGGGCTATCAAATGGTAGAAAAAATCATAGCAAAGATAAACGAGAGATTTAGTGAAGGCTTATGTGTGGAGCTACCTAATGGAGCTTGCATTGGAAAGGGACAGCATAGGATAAGGGTCTTAAAAAAGAGCGTCTTAGGGGAGGTTTTGAAAGACCCTGAGATGGGCTTTTGCGAAGCCTATATGAGGGGAGATATAAGTATTGATGGTGATTTGGAGAAGGTTTTGATAGCCTGTATGGAGTATGTGGAATCTGAAGGTAAAAGGGGAAAAAGGGAGGTTTTTTCCTCTCTCCTCAGGTGGATTTTGAAGGGTATAGGGCTTATCAAAAAGGTTGAAGGCAAAGAGGTAAGAAGGCACTACGACTTAGGAAACGAATTCTATCAGCTTTGGCTTGATAAGTCAATGACTTATTCCTGTGCCTTCTTTTCAGAGCAAAACATGAGCCTTGAGGAAGCACAAAGTGAAAAGAGAAGGATAATATACGAAAAACTCCAGCTAAAAGAGGGAGACAGGCTTTTAGACATTGGCTGTGGGTGGGGTTCTATAATTCTTGAAACCGCACAGCTATACGGAGTTCAATCCACCGGCATAACCCTCTCTAAGAATCAGTATGAGTTTGTCAAGGAGAGAATAAAGAGCCTTGGTCTGGAAGGTAAGGCAGAGGTGTATCTTATGCACTACGAAGACTTGCCAAAGATAGGTAGAAAGTTCAATAAAGTGGTGTCAGTAGGTATGTTTGAGCATGTAGGAAAGGGAAGGCATAGGAAGTTTTTTGAAGTGGTCCGTGAAATAATGGAAGATGGTGGACTTTTCCTGCTCCATACCATAGGAAAGGTTCACACCTCAAGCCAGAGCAGATGGATAAGAAAATACATATTTCCGGGTGGCTACCTACCCTCCATAGAAGAGGTGCTCAGAGCTTCCAAAGGGCTTGGTTTCAACCTTATAGACATAGACAATTGGAGGCTTCACTATTATCTAACTCTAAAGGAATGGAAGAAGAGGTTTTTGACTGTTAGAGACTGGGTTGTTAAGCGGTATGGGGAGGAGTTCTATAGAATGTGGGAGCTTTATCTTACCGCTTCTGCGGTTTCCTTCTACTTAGGTAGCAATCATCTTTTTCAGTTTCTCTTCTCAAAGGGTGTGCTAAATACCTACCCAGTTA
The sequence above is a segment of the Aquificaceae bacterium genome. Coding sequences within it:
- a CDS encoding right-handed parallel beta-helix repeat-containing protein: MKRATLPFSLVLTFIAVIFGFNLNSNVGYSIAFAQSHCTMTVNTVQGIQKALNIASQNGRDDVICIRAGKYNVLKTLVYKPRTYSECRTKITIIAVGGNVVLNGMGKTSILAMDKEKCGSSDEGYITVEGLTFQNGEKGLYISTKKADVYIRGNTFISNVVGAVVESESGSITFTKNKFIRNGSSYGIDGGGAYACSMTGSINFEGNIFNENIVESYANDTLGSGGGVFACSVSGSINFTNNIFNRNVSRPTGDRLINGGGGAYVYLESGSLVFKGNTFTGNYAKEGEGGGVAVYLGTGLGVFTNNLFVNNKAETGGGINVYSEGGLLFIVNNTFSNNSSNIDGGGVYLSLSLKSTLHFYNNILWNNKAQQKGQDLYIDNLDDRYEMASIINLAHNIFSISKDPIDFSSPQKTKILYVKGNAIYNKYIFNGCIDHSNFGNIQADPLFVSSTDFSIKPNSPAVDNGCIYIPKLPYEDKAGKPRIMGKSVDIGAYEYKISDTPVSVYNYRLNVTAPTERKCTTIVRDEPSLHGALINASKNGDDDVICIITGRYELSETLTYNLSRRRSECGKKLTITAMGGKVIIDGKNLSTILEIDTTVCEHEGEGSITIEGITFTNSKGVSVSIKTKDDVDIIGSSFFNGGHGGVYIETLGNVSFIENIFKQNKSYYGNRSIYVKANSAKFVSNSFIENDGGISVSSDELRFYSNSFQFNKNGAVYVDSKQAMFEYNIFSNNNAQSSGAGVYVSRAENVKFANNIFAYNSASGEGGAIYISDSDNDVFVVFVNNVFISNESGKSGGAVYVMYARNSVFVNNVFTSNRSAEHGGGVYVGVYSELDFYNNIFWNNFSDGDGHDLYVDGGESGYVNIAHNLFSETSRKINFSQPPKTTKVFIENVRNYNKKIPADCSKTANYGNIQADPRFKASTVLDVNLKPDSPAIDAGCNSAPFIPETDIKGMPRIYGNRVDIGAHEYYPQDE
- the guaA gene encoding glutamine-hydrolyzing GMP synthase → MIKKPALILNFGSQYVQLIARRVRELGVYSEIVPYHISHEEVREKNPYCLIFSGGPASVYEQDAPLPDPELYNLNIPILGICYGLQTIVHQLGGVVERSQKQEYGRAKLRALKEDPLFEGLPKEFDVWMSHADKAVKLPEDFQSLASSENSPYAVIKHKSKPIYGVQFHPEVAHTQYGKELLANFLFRVSNAEKNWQMGNFIEEKIRWIRQEVGKGKVICALSGGVDSTVSALLTYKAIGEQLHCIFVDHGLLRKGEVEEVEGYFKRMGLPFRRIDAKEVFLQRLKGVEDPEEKRKIIGHTFIEVFEREAKDFGAEFLLQGTLYPDVVESAGIPGAKVIKTHHNVGGLPERMNLKLVEPLRELFKDEVRMVGRLLGVPEEVLMRHPFPGPGLAIRILGEVKEEDLEILREADYIFIQELKKWGLYNKVWQAFAVLLPVKSVGVMGDVRTYERVVGLRAVDSSDGMTADWSRLPYEFLDHVMRRIINEVKGVNRVVYDISSKPPATIEWE
- a CDS encoding class I SAM-dependent methyltransferase gives rise to the protein MVEKIIAKINERFSEGLCVELPNGACIGKGQHRIRVLKKSVLGEVLKDPEMGFCEAYMRGDISIDGDLEKVLIACMEYVESEGKRGKREVFSSLLRWILKGIGLIKKVEGKEVRRHYDLGNEFYQLWLDKSMTYSCAFFSEQNMSLEEAQSEKRRIIYEKLQLKEGDRLLDIGCGWGSIILETAQLYGVQSTGITLSKNQYEFVKERIKSLGLEGKAEVYLMHYEDLPKIGRKFNKVVSVGMFEHVGKGRHRKFFEVVREIMEDGGLFLLHTIGKVHTSSQSRWIRKYIFPGGYLPSIEEVLRASKGLGFNLIDIDNWRLHYYLTLKEWKKRFLTVRDWVVKRYGEEFYRMWELYLTASAVSFYLGSNHLFQFLFSKGVLNTYPVMRRCLGKPLFAS